In Brevibacillus brevis, a genomic segment contains:
- a CDS encoding ribonuclease J — translation MSTLSIFSLGGVYEIGKNMYGVQYGDDIVLIDCGSKFPDESLLGIDLIIPDITYLLENPEKVRGLIVTHGHEDHIGGIPYVLRQFNMPIYGTRLTLGLIEEKLKEHGLLQNTKRIPIDSKSVVNLGAFTISFFQTNHSIPDCLGVVFDTPMGTVVHTGDFKFDLTPVHKQSPDLHRMAEIGKKGVLVLLSESTNAERPGFTPSEKHVGDHLREAFAKAKHKVFVSTFASNLYRLQQVIDAAILTNRKLMLLGRSMVNVVRIASEQGYLHVPEGMLVEPEEANQLDRHRLAILCTGSQGEPNAALSRLSTSNYRHVKVEAGDTVILSASPIPGNEKNVSRIVDNLFILGAHVIYGSGSATGMHVSGHGSQEELKLMLTLMKPAYFIPIHGEYRMLHQHRLLAESVGMERDDVFIVNIGDVVDFTDGVPKQERKIPAGSTLVDGFGIGDVGTVILRDRKHLSQDGILVVVVTRSKADGKILLGPELISRGFVFAPEAEGLMEEASRVGLEALLKLQGEGVNQWGRVKQGLKESIGQFLYAKTKRRPMILPIIMDV, via the coding sequence ATGAGTACACTTTCGATCTTCTCCTTAGGTGGAGTCTACGAAATAGGCAAGAACATGTACGGCGTTCAATACGGGGACGATATCGTTCTGATTGACTGCGGCTCGAAGTTCCCCGATGAAAGTCTCTTGGGGATTGATTTGATCATTCCCGACATTACTTATTTGCTGGAAAACCCTGAGAAGGTCCGCGGTCTGATCGTAACGCATGGTCATGAGGACCACATCGGCGGGATTCCTTATGTGCTCCGCCAGTTCAACATGCCCATTTATGGAACGCGGCTCACACTCGGACTGATTGAGGAAAAGCTGAAGGAGCATGGCCTTTTGCAAAACACCAAACGGATTCCGATCGATTCCAAGTCCGTTGTCAATCTCGGCGCATTTACGATCAGCTTTTTTCAGACCAACCACAGCATCCCTGATTGCCTGGGAGTAGTGTTTGATACGCCGATGGGAACCGTCGTGCACACTGGCGATTTTAAATTCGACCTGACTCCTGTCCATAAACAATCGCCGGATTTGCACCGGATGGCAGAAATCGGGAAAAAGGGAGTTCTGGTTTTGCTCTCGGAAAGCACCAACGCGGAACGGCCGGGATTCACGCCATCCGAAAAGCACGTAGGCGACCATCTGCGGGAGGCTTTCGCCAAAGCCAAGCACAAAGTTTTCGTGTCCACTTTCGCCTCCAACTTGTACCGTCTGCAGCAAGTCATCGATGCGGCGATCCTGACCAACCGGAAGCTGATGCTGCTGGGAAGAAGTATGGTGAATGTGGTCCGGATTGCCTCTGAGCAGGGCTATTTGCATGTGCCGGAGGGCATGCTGGTCGAGCCGGAGGAGGCCAATCAGCTCGACCGCCATCGACTGGCCATCTTGTGCACGGGCAGCCAGGGCGAGCCGAATGCTGCCTTGTCGCGCCTTTCCACCTCCAATTACCGCCACGTGAAGGTAGAGGCTGGCGATACAGTGATCTTGTCCGCGTCGCCCATCCCCGGAAACGAAAAGAATGTCTCCCGGATCGTGGACAATTTGTTCATACTGGGCGCACATGTCATCTACGGATCGGGCTCCGCTACAGGCATGCACGTTTCCGGCCATGGCAGCCAGGAAGAGCTGAAGCTGATGCTTACGCTCATGAAGCCCGCCTATTTCATCCCCATCCACGGCGAGTACCGCATGCTCCATCAGCATCGCCTCCTCGCCGAATCCGTCGGGATGGAACGAGACGATGTCTTTATCGTCAACATCGGGGATGTCGTCGACTTTACGGACGGTGTGCCCAAGCAAGAGCGGAAAATACCGGCGGGAAGCACGCTCGTCGACGGCTTCGGCATCGGCGATGTGGGAACAGTCATTCTGCGCGACCGGAAACACTTGTCCCAGGACGGCATCCTTGTGGTCGTCGTTACGCGGAGCAAAGCAGATGGCAAAATCCTGCTGGGACCCGAGCTCATCTCCCGCGGGTTCGTTTTTGCTCCCGAGGCGGAAGGGCTGATGGAGGAAGCGAGCCGTGTCGGCCTGGAAGCCTTGCTGAAGCTGCAGGGCGAGGGAGTCAATCAATGGGGGCGTGTCAAGCAGGGGCTAAAAGAGTCGATCGGCCAGTTTTTATATGCGAAAACCAAGCGCAGGCCGATGATTCTTCCCATCATTATGGACGTGTAA
- a CDS encoding DUF2512 family protein, which translates to MVRFLVKVVMNGIILVPFLLWFTEASVWSSLVTSIVFSIIAYLVGDRLILRTSGNLVATLADAVLAAIYLGVVSAFMHWSFTAGKLLFTVVVLGVVELLFHFFLKRFDWHERREKAS; encoded by the coding sequence TTGGTTCGTTTCCTGGTTAAGGTCGTGATGAACGGCATTATTCTGGTACCCTTCCTCTTGTGGTTTACCGAGGCGAGCGTATGGTCCAGTCTGGTAACATCGATCGTTTTTTCGATCATCGCCTATCTCGTCGGAGACAGGCTGATTCTCCGCACTTCCGGCAACCTCGTCGCGACCCTGGCCGATGCCGTCTTGGCTGCGATCTATCTGGGGGTCGTCTCAGCTTTCATGCACTGGTCTTTCACGGCAGGAAAGCTGCTGTTTACCGTCGTCGTGTTGGGTGTCGTGGAGCTGCTCTTTCACTTTTTTCTCAAGCGATTTGATTGGCATGAGAGACGAGAGAAAGCGTCGTAA
- a CDS encoding spore coat protein, with protein sequence MIRYAAHEFLETQEALRSKHAEIEMHGLFAEMAQDPALKNLIRNHQRIILNAYQQGVNLLMGKGINVSAMPHMAQMRTVEQPTVGLHQPQMAAPNPQPTQLSDMTISTIMLNWHKAGSAVGMLWASECVDPQVRQYHINGANMCQEMAYETWQYMNAKGYYQAPQLADHTMNTMINAFQQPMAMTQQQSPQPQQPALY encoded by the coding sequence ATGATACGGTATGCGGCACACGAATTTTTGGAAACGCAGGAAGCCTTGCGCTCCAAGCACGCGGAAATCGAAATGCACGGCCTGTTTGCCGAAATGGCTCAAGACCCTGCCTTGAAAAATTTGATTCGCAACCATCAGCGGATTATCCTGAATGCTTATCAGCAAGGTGTCAATCTGTTGATGGGAAAAGGCATCAATGTCTCGGCAATGCCGCATATGGCCCAAATGAGAACGGTGGAGCAGCCGACTGTCGGTCTACATCAGCCTCAGATGGCAGCTCCCAATCCGCAGCCGACCCAGCTTTCCGATATGACGATCTCTACGATCATGCTGAATTGGCACAAAGCGGGTTCGGCCGTCGGGATGCTGTGGGCAAGCGAATGCGTCGACCCGCAAGTGAGACAGTATCATATCAATGGAGCCAACATGTGCCAGGAAATGGCCTACGAGACATGGCAGTACATGAACGCGAAAGGGTATTACCAGGCGCCGCAGCTGGCAGACCATACGATGAACACCATGATCAATGCGTTCCAGCAGCCAATGGCCATGACCCAGCAGCAGTCTCCACAACCGCAGCAGCCGGCCTTGTACTAA
- a CDS encoding AAA family ATPase, with amino-acid sequence MRRYQWIRWRKILLWLVVIVTLGIVLVAGGPTYWAVAWGIVTLLFQLLFAILFVIIQFVALFWFLARGRTYWILPGETGSTWEDYRGNPEIVENAKRIVTLLKGVKEFKEMGGEAIRGLLLCGPPGTGKSYLAQVIANEAQVPFAYASAPSFQNMFFGVGNLKVMSLYRKARKRASEYGACIIFIDEIDAIGMKRQAGGMGGGMFGMGGAGLLNELLLQMDPPNIDNTKIAKLLRLLGLRRKKAERPAVMTIAATNLPDILDSALLRPGRFDRQLWVDAPDYDGRVDVFQYYLKKVKRDDTLTPEKAALDTIGYSPAQIKHIVNESVVIAHQRGAQVANYEDFRAAMETYEWGIKQPLRSMSDEEKRNVAYHEAGHAVAQFMLKPHERVWKVTIIRRGGALGLAATKPTHERYNRSDSEILAEIQVCLAARAVEEEFLGKKLNGVTSDLQRATELAGAYLGIVGMGDELFSWLSTGSRIDGLKALRPKINELLQQQMQQVKKLVLDYADFVHAIAEELLKRGDLTGEEIEELHLQLYGHGKD; translated from the coding sequence ATGAGGAGATATCAGTGGATCAGGTGGCGAAAAATCCTCCTCTGGCTCGTCGTCATCGTCACGCTCGGAATCGTTTTGGTGGCAGGTGGACCTACCTACTGGGCTGTCGCATGGGGGATTGTTACCCTTCTTTTTCAATTGCTCTTTGCCATTTTGTTTGTCATCATCCAGTTCGTCGCGCTCTTCTGGTTTTTGGCACGTGGCCGCACGTATTGGATCTTGCCTGGCGAAACAGGCTCTACGTGGGAAGATTACCGAGGAAACCCCGAAATTGTGGAAAATGCAAAACGGATCGTCACCTTGCTGAAAGGAGTCAAGGAGTTTAAGGAAATGGGCGGGGAAGCCATTCGCGGATTGCTCCTCTGCGGCCCACCGGGAACCGGCAAATCTTATCTGGCGCAAGTCATTGCCAACGAAGCGCAGGTCCCCTTCGCCTACGCCTCCGCACCGAGCTTTCAAAACATGTTCTTTGGCGTGGGCAACCTCAAGGTGATGAGCTTGTATCGAAAAGCGAGGAAGCGGGCAAGCGAATACGGTGCGTGCATTATCTTTATCGACGAGATTGACGCCATCGGGATGAAGCGGCAGGCGGGAGGAATGGGCGGCGGGATGTTTGGAATGGGGGGCGCCGGTTTGTTGAACGAGCTGCTCCTGCAGATGGACCCGCCGAACATCGACAATACCAAAATCGCCAAGCTGCTGCGACTCCTGGGGCTGCGCCGCAAAAAAGCAGAGCGTCCGGCTGTCATGACAATCGCGGCGACCAATCTGCCCGACATCCTCGACTCTGCGCTGCTGAGACCCGGCCGTTTCGATCGTCAGCTCTGGGTCGACGCTCCGGATTATGACGGTCGTGTGGACGTCTTTCAGTACTATTTGAAAAAGGTAAAACGCGATGATACGCTCACTCCCGAAAAAGCGGCGCTGGACACGATCGGCTACAGCCCGGCGCAGATCAAGCACATCGTCAACGAGTCGGTCGTCATCGCGCATCAGCGGGGGGCGCAGGTCGCCAATTACGAAGACTTCCGCGCCGCCATGGAGACGTATGAATGGGGGATCAAGCAGCCTCTTCGCTCGATGAGCGACGAAGAAAAACGCAATGTGGCTTACCACGAGGCAGGCCACGCAGTCGCCCAGTTCATGCTGAAGCCGCATGAAAGAGTCTGGAAGGTCACGATCATTCGCCGGGGCGGAGCGCTCGGACTCGCTGCCACCAAGCCGACGCATGAGAGATACAACCGCAGTGACAGTGAAATTTTGGCAGAGATCCAGGTATGTCTCGCTGCAAGAGCCGTTGAAGAAGAGTTCTTGGGAAAGAAATTGAACGGAGTCACGTCTGATCTGCAAAGGGCAACAGAACTGGCCGGCGCCTATCTCGGAATCGTCGGCATGGGGGATGAGCTGTTCAGCTGGCTCTCGACTGGATCCCGAATCGATGGACTCAAGGCACTTCGGCCGAAAATCAACGAACTGTTGCAACAGCAGATGCAGCAAGTAAAAAAGCTGGTTCTCGACTATGCGGATTTCGTCCACGCTATCGCGGAAGAATTGCTCAAACGCGGGGATTTGACCGGGGAAGAAATCGAAGAGCTCCATTTGCAGCTGTATGGTCACGGAAAGGATTGA
- a CDS encoding YolD-like family protein — translation MTKNDEGRYDREGTVVQRPAVADDEFGEMCFRIYDSTQYNYPIQVKWFVRERGGDAWGTVQSARGYVREIDSEKYLVRLVDDDRSCWIQVEDIVSVTK, via the coding sequence ATGACCAAAAATGATGAGGGGCGCTACGATCGGGAAGGAACTGTCGTCCAGCGTCCGGCCGTCGCGGACGACGAGTTTGGAGAGATGTGTTTCCGGATCTATGACAGCACGCAGTACAACTACCCGATCCAGGTAAAATGGTTCGTCAGGGAAAGGGGAGGGGATGCTTGGGGGACCGTTCAATCCGCACGGGGCTACGTACGGGAAATCGATTCGGAGAAGTATTTGGTCAGACTTGTGGATGATGATCGCTCCTGTTGGATTCAAGTAGAGGACATCGTCAGCGTCACAAAATAA
- a CDS encoding spore germination protein — protein sequence MGSILINDERIDDKIAWLREVFTDRTDVVIHQFVAGISQQCALVYLQGLVDVTMLQEELLHPLFSLRVSDPLEFRAILFERKQLPISAYHTAPIQSGASSILSGHVLLLVDGEQPVLVFPLRSYRQRSIDEPANEATVRGPREAFVESADENLSLVRKRLKTPDLKTESLRIGTLTQTEILVAYIQGVCKKELIDEITMRLSRINIDGILGSSYIEEFLDHSPLSPFPQVQYTERPDVAAAALLEGRALIIVDGSPMVLLAPVTLFMLLQSAEDYYQRYVAGTWIRWIRYLFVLISLLLPSVYVAITTFHPEMIPPKLLITIAGSREIVPFPALIEAFIMEISFEALREAAVRIPKSIGQAVSIIGALIIGTAAVQAGIVSAAMVIIVSFTGIASFIIPHFDLGLSFRFLRFPIMIFAGLFGLFGIICGLLLIYIHLVNLQSFGSPYLAPLTPLVSNDLKDTYVRAPWWRMWKRPSMTGANPIRQGELRTMTEYKGEDGD from the coding sequence ATGGGATCGATTTTGATAAACGATGAACGGATCGACGATAAAATCGCTTGGCTCCGAGAGGTTTTTACGGATCGTACGGATGTGGTCATACACCAGTTTGTGGCAGGCATTTCCCAGCAGTGCGCCCTTGTCTATTTGCAAGGATTGGTCGATGTGACCATGCTGCAGGAAGAGCTGCTGCATCCTCTTTTCTCACTGCGAGTCTCGGATCCCCTGGAATTCCGTGCGATTCTCTTCGAGAGAAAGCAGCTGCCGATCTCAGCCTATCACACCGCACCGATACAAAGTGGCGCCTCTTCCATTCTAAGCGGACATGTCTTGCTGTTGGTTGACGGCGAGCAACCGGTTTTGGTGTTTCCTCTGCGCTCGTACCGCCAGCGTTCCATTGACGAACCGGCCAATGAAGCGACTGTCCGGGGGCCGCGTGAGGCTTTTGTCGAGAGTGCGGATGAGAATTTGTCGCTGGTCCGCAAACGGCTGAAAACACCTGATCTGAAAACGGAATCGCTCCGCATCGGGACGCTTACGCAGACCGAGATCTTGGTGGCGTACATCCAGGGGGTCTGCAAAAAAGAATTGATTGACGAAATCACGATGAGGCTTTCGCGCATCAACATCGATGGCATTCTCGGGAGCAGCTATATCGAGGAATTCCTGGATCACTCGCCTCTCTCCCCGTTTCCCCAGGTGCAGTATACGGAAAGGCCGGATGTCGCAGCGGCTGCTCTGTTGGAGGGACGAGCTCTCATCATTGTAGACGGCTCTCCGATGGTACTGCTTGCGCCCGTCACCCTGTTCATGCTGCTCCAATCGGCGGAAGACTATTATCAGCGCTATGTTGCGGGCACTTGGATCCGCTGGATACGCTATCTTTTCGTCCTGATTTCCTTGCTCTTGCCATCTGTTTACGTGGCCATCACCACGTTTCATCCCGAGATGATCCCGCCCAAGCTGCTCATCACCATCGCAGGTTCGCGTGAAATCGTACCGTTTCCGGCTTTGATCGAAGCCTTCATCATGGAGATTTCCTTTGAGGCGCTGCGGGAAGCAGCCGTGCGCATTCCCAAATCAATCGGACAGGCGGTATCGATCATCGGCGCGCTTATCATCGGCACGGCGGCGGTGCAAGCGGGGATTGTATCGGCGGCGATGGTGATTATCGTCTCCTTTACCGGGATCGCTTCGTTCATTATTCCTCACTTCGATCTCGGCTTGTCCTTTCGTTTCCTCCGCTTCCCGATCATGATCTTCGCTGGTTTATTCGGTCTGTTCGGGATCATTTGCGGGCTCTTGCTGATCTATATCCATCTGGTCAATTTGCAGTCCTTCGGCTCTCCGTACCTTGCCCCGTTGACTCCACTGGTGTCCAATGATCTCAAGGATACGTACGTCCGGGCTCCATGGTGGCGGATGTGGAAGAGGCCCTCCATGACAGGTGCGAACCCGATCAGGCAAGGTGAGCTTCGGACCATGACGGAATACAAAGGGGAGGATGGGGATTGA
- a CDS encoding Ger(x)C family spore germination protein, whose translation MNKKNGRRTSLLILLGLLSTSFLTGCWSSIELNNRSFVRMMLLDKTASGIELTLSFPLPNRLIPGQSGGTGELQGKPFTFVSATGDNISEAYRIVQSDLSRKITFGQTSVIVIGSELAKEGISQVLEFVAREPRFHINANLFITPGKAKELMLTPVIFERFPADILLAYTREHVTVDMTTKDCLAASYYGGDMIIPMLKFKTITIPSEKQKQQTWMGTDGAALFRDGKMVQVLNTYEMRGAKWILGKMKDAEISIPSPTDGKQLSYMVNQSRSKIRPVLSGDELTFHIECKADASLIASNSLIRLQEPGVERKLSQKLEAMIETRMKDAIESSKRIGADIFQLSSYLDWHYPQEWRNRASHWREEYRSKIKVVPHAFVTIKRLGTTKQPARFLHPAKVGGSQ comes from the coding sequence TTGAACAAGAAAAATGGCAGACGAACTTCCCTGCTTATTTTGCTGGGTCTCCTTTCGACCTCGTTTCTGACGGGATGCTGGTCCTCCATCGAATTGAACAATCGGAGCTTTGTCCGCATGATGCTCCTGGATAAAACTGCTTCCGGCATCGAATTGACCCTTTCCTTTCCGTTGCCCAATCGGCTGATTCCAGGGCAATCCGGGGGAACCGGTGAGCTGCAGGGCAAACCTTTCACTTTCGTATCGGCGACAGGCGACAACATCAGTGAGGCGTACCGGATCGTGCAATCCGATTTGTCGCGAAAAATCACCTTCGGGCAGACGAGCGTGATCGTGATCGGGAGCGAATTGGCCAAAGAAGGCATCTCACAGGTACTCGAGTTTGTTGCTCGGGAGCCCAGATTTCACATTAATGCCAATCTGTTTATTACCCCGGGAAAAGCCAAGGAGCTGATGCTGACGCCTGTTATTTTTGAACGGTTCCCAGCCGACATTCTCCTCGCATACACAAGGGAGCACGTCACAGTCGACATGACGACAAAGGACTGTCTGGCGGCCTCCTATTACGGCGGGGATATGATTATACCGATGCTAAAGTTCAAAACGATCACGATTCCGAGTGAGAAACAAAAACAACAAACCTGGATGGGGACGGATGGAGCTGCCCTATTCAGGGATGGAAAGATGGTACAGGTCCTCAATACGTATGAAATGCGCGGAGCGAAATGGATCCTGGGCAAAATGAAAGACGCAGAAATCTCCATCCCTTCACCAACGGACGGCAAACAGCTTAGCTATATGGTCAACCAATCCCGTTCCAAAATCCGCCCGGTCCTCTCCGGCGACGAACTCACCTTTCATATTGAATGCAAAGCGGACGCGTCCCTGATTGCCTCCAATTCGCTGATCAGGCTGCAAGAACCGGGTGTGGAAAGAAAGTTGAGCCAAAAGCTCGAAGCCATGATCGAAACGCGGATGAAAGACGCAATCGAAAGCTCGAAACGTATCGGAGCCGATATCTTTCAGCTGAGTTCCTATCTCGATTGGCACTATCCTCAGGAATGGAGAAATCGTGCCTCTCATTGGCGAGAAGAGTACCGCAGCAAGATCAAAGTGGTACCCCACGCATTTGTCACGATCAAGCGACTCGGAACAACGAAGCAGCCGGCTCGGTTTCTACATCCTGCGAAGGTAGGGGGATCCCAATGA
- a CDS encoding endospore germination permease gives MGNYQVSQISQSQLYMLFTLYLFTTILGFRIASLVTEAGFSTWFPLLLGAFGGLVLTYFSYRLAIRRPTQFFGLYGKEIVGKWIHYPLILIMMFSNLFSASYVLREMQDFMVEVYLPETPDWAVTILFGICIAYAVRSGVQTIFRCAQGIFFLSVFGMLLVPLFVSRDMNAEMLVAFINHFDWKGIWNATYFVTALFGEMTMCLFFFPYVKQPEKTMRSLRWAVISAVIIILSSLIPSLLVFGPHLTANLIYPELELIRYIRAGSFLENMDPVLIAVWLTSLFIKISLFLYGAVLLLTQTFSLQDHKPFTLSMTGMMIGLSLYMARSNMELAHVLFHGEITFLFVTEVIPILYLVVDLFRSPRLKHSANSNGK, from the coding sequence ATGGGTAATTATCAAGTTAGCCAGATCTCACAATCCCAGCTTTACATGCTGTTCACGCTATATTTGTTTACGACGATCCTAGGATTTCGTATCGCCTCCCTCGTGACGGAAGCCGGTTTTTCCACATGGTTTCCCCTTCTGCTGGGGGCATTCGGCGGTCTTGTTCTTACATATTTCTCCTACCGCCTGGCGATCAGACGGCCCACTCAGTTTTTCGGCCTCTACGGGAAAGAGATTGTCGGGAAATGGATCCACTACCCATTGATCTTGATCATGATGTTCTCAAACTTGTTTTCCGCCTCTTACGTCCTGAGGGAAATGCAAGACTTCATGGTGGAAGTCTATTTGCCAGAGACACCGGACTGGGCTGTCACCATTCTGTTCGGTATCTGTATTGCCTATGCCGTGCGGTCGGGCGTGCAGACGATCTTCCGCTGCGCCCAGGGCATCTTTTTTCTCAGTGTCTTCGGCATGCTGCTGGTGCCGCTCTTCGTTTCCAGAGACATGAATGCGGAAATGCTCGTCGCATTCATCAATCACTTTGATTGGAAAGGCATCTGGAATGCTACGTATTTCGTTACCGCCCTATTCGGGGAAATGACGATGTGTCTCTTTTTCTTTCCGTACGTGAAGCAACCCGAGAAGACGATGCGATCGCTGAGATGGGCGGTGATCAGCGCTGTCATCATTATTTTGTCCAGCCTGATACCTTCCCTGCTGGTTTTCGGTCCGCATTTGACAGCCAACCTGATCTACCCGGAGCTGGAGCTGATACGCTATATCCGGGCCGGTTCTTTTCTGGAAAACATGGATCCTGTTCTCATTGCTGTCTGGCTGACGAGCTTGTTCATCAAAATCAGCCTCTTCCTGTACGGCGCAGTCCTGCTTCTGACGCAGACGTTTTCACTGCAGGATCACAAGCCGTTCACGTTGTCGATGACTGGCATGATGATCGGGCTCTCCTTGTATATGGCCAGATCGAACATGGAACTGGCGCATGTGTTGTTCCATGGTGAGATTACCTTCCTGTTCGTCACGGAGGTGATCCCGATACTCTACCTGGTGGTCGATCTGTTCCGATCCCCACGGCTCAAGCATTCGGCGAACAGCAATGGGAAGTGA
- a CDS encoding catalase, whose product MDGTTGKNEMGQDENQTLTNRQGHPITDNQSMRTVGNRGPTVLENYDFLEKITHFDRERTPERVVHARGAGAHGYFEAYGTVGNEPVSTYTRAKLFQEKGKRTPVFVRFSTVNHGNHSPETLRDPRGFAVKFYTEDGNWDLVGNNLKVFFIRDAMKFPDLVHAFRPDPVTNIQDVGRIFDFISNTPEAMLMITFLFSPWGIPANYRQMQGSGVNTYKWVNQEGQAVLVKYHWEPLKQGIKNLTQKQAEEIQGKNFNHATQDLYEAIERGDYPEWELCVQIMSDDDHPELDFDPLDPTKLWPEEQFPFLPVGKMVLNKNPENYFAEVEQAAFGTGVLVDGLDFSDDKLLQGRTFSYSDTQRYRVGANYLQLPINAPKKRVATNQEGGQMLYRVDRSHPHINYEPSTVGGLHEAEQEGKDHQPYVQGKIVRQKIDRTNDFKQAGERYRLMEDWEKDDLIANLTNAMQSCDPRVQEKMLNYFFKCDSEYGNRIKQGIEAAGNRSRKGIGGPMGATNPGQAVRQAAEEGHPADPY is encoded by the coding sequence ATGGACGGAACGACAGGCAAGAACGAGATGGGCCAAGATGAGAATCAGACGTTAACGAACAGGCAAGGCCATCCGATCACGGACAATCAGAGTATGAGGACCGTGGGGAACCGCGGCCCGACTGTTCTGGAGAACTACGATTTTTTGGAGAAAATTACCCACTTCGATCGGGAGCGAACGCCGGAACGCGTGGTGCATGCGCGTGGAGCCGGGGCGCACGGCTACTTTGAGGCCTACGGAACGGTAGGCAATGAGCCCGTCTCCACGTATACGAGGGCCAAGCTGTTTCAGGAGAAAGGAAAGCGTACGCCGGTTTTTGTCCGCTTTTCCACTGTCAATCACGGCAATCATTCACCGGAAACACTGCGTGACCCCAGGGGATTCGCCGTCAAGTTTTATACGGAAGACGGGAACTGGGATCTGGTCGGGAACAATCTAAAGGTGTTTTTCATTCGGGACGCGATGAAGTTCCCGGATCTCGTCCACGCATTCAGACCGGATCCCGTCACGAACATCCAGGATGTCGGACGCATCTTTGACTTCATTTCCAACACCCCGGAAGCGATGCTCATGATTACGTTCCTGTTTTCCCCGTGGGGAATCCCCGCGAACTACAGGCAAATGCAAGGCTCCGGCGTCAATACGTACAAGTGGGTCAATCAGGAAGGCCAAGCTGTTTTGGTCAAATACCATTGGGAGCCGCTCAAGCAAGGCATCAAAAACCTGACGCAAAAACAAGCGGAAGAGATTCAGGGGAAAAACTTTAACCACGCCACCCAAGATTTGTACGAAGCGATCGAACGGGGAGATTATCCGGAGTGGGAGCTGTGTGTCCAGATCATGTCTGACGATGATCATCCCGAGCTAGACTTCGATCCTCTCGACCCGACGAAGCTGTGGCCGGAAGAACAGTTTCCGTTTCTCCCGGTAGGGAAGATGGTGCTCAACAAAAATCCGGAAAACTACTTTGCGGAAGTCGAGCAGGCAGCATTCGGTACAGGGGTTCTCGTGGACGGGCTCGATTTTTCCGACGACAAGCTGCTGCAGGGAAGAACGTTTTCTTATTCGGATACGCAGCGATACCGGGTAGGGGCCAACTATCTGCAGCTCCCGATCAACGCCCCCAAAAAGCGTGTGGCTACCAATCAGGAAGGCGGGCAAATGCTGTATCGGGTCGACCGCAGCCATCCGCACATCAACTATGAGCCATCCACCGTCGGCGGCCTGCACGAAGCGGAGCAAGAGGGCAAAGACCACCAGCCGTACGTGCAAGGAAAAATCGTTCGCCAAAAAATCGATCGCACGAACGATTTCAAACAGGCTGGCGAACGGTACCGCCTGATGGAGGATTGGGAGAAGGACGATCTGATCGCCAATCTGACGAACGCGATGCAAAGCTGCGACCCGCGCGTCCAGGAAAAGATGCTCAACTACTTCTTCAAGTGCGATTCGGAGTATGGAAACCGGATCAAGCAAGGAATCGAAGCGGCTGGCAACAGGAGCCGCAAAGGAATCGGCGGACCGATGGGGGCCACGAATCCCGGTCAAGCAGTCCGTCAAGCAGCAGAAGAAGGGCATCCCGCCGATCCTTATTAA
- a CDS encoding 2-phosphosulfolactate phosphatase, with translation MTIDHVFRQVDYSARFEWGSDGVTQVGAGSDIVVIVDILSFTTCVDIVSARGGAVFPYRVRDDTAAAYAKEKGAILADKRGGVAFSLSPASLSSIPAGTRIVLPSPNGSTCTVLAQQLNGMVIAACLRNAAAVSSYIRELGASVTVIASGERWQNGALRPAIEDMIGAGAVLEGLPKHRLSPEAQLAVAVYQSAKCDLSAILAGTGSGRELIAKGYAEDVDIAACLHISDAVPILNQEMAYTSISFA, from the coding sequence TTGACGATCGATCACGTCTTCAGACAGGTAGACTATTCCGCCAGATTTGAGTGGGGATCTGATGGGGTGACACAAGTAGGTGCTGGGTCAGACATCGTCGTAATCGTGGATATTCTCTCATTTACAACATGTGTCGATATTGTTTCGGCAAGAGGGGGCGCGGTGTTCCCTTATCGGGTGAGAGATGATACGGCAGCTGCCTATGCCAAAGAAAAAGGGGCCATTCTGGCCGACAAACGAGGCGGCGTGGCCTTTTCGCTCTCCCCGGCATCCCTCTCTTCCATTCCGGCAGGAACCCGTATCGTCCTGCCTTCCCCCAACGGCTCTACATGCACGGTCTTGGCCCAGCAATTGAATGGCATGGTAATCGCAGCCTGCTTGCGCAACGCCGCTGCCGTTTCCAGCTATATCCGGGAGCTAGGGGCAAGCGTGACCGTGATTGCCAGTGGAGAAAGATGGCAGAACGGGGCACTGAGACCGGCAATCGAAGACATGATCGGAGCCGGTGCCGTTTTGGAGGGACTGCCAAAACACAGACTTTCCCCCGAAGCGCAGTTAGCGGTTGCAGTGTACCAGAGCGCCAAATGTGATCTATCCGCAATCCTTGCCGGCACCGGTTCCGGGAGGGAATTGATCGCGAAAGGGTATGCGGAAGATGTGGATATAGCCGCTTGCCTTCATATCAGCGACGCCGTTCCGATCCTGAATCAGGAGATGGCGTATACGAGCATTTCCTTCGCATAA